A region from the Sandaracinus amylolyticus genome encodes:
- the glnD gene encoding [protein-PII] uridylyltransferase: MAEGARSSLSGRGPGGPAPSLDLATFAPGLGKTCEEYRATYRERLAEMVRRGESGVRVASMHARILDGLLSALYCASIAAAKTHGRGPRGRTALLAVGGYGRGLLGLHSDLDVVVLCEDPGDPGAALVAQALLYPLWDLGLEIGHAVRGVDETLALARDDLRTATTLLDVRRVSGDASLVDELLRGARRHVFEPAMSDILTALATDTDARHERYGGSRFLLEPEVKNGCGGLRDLDVILWTANVRWAARSLEEAVAQGVLLHREAQELDAARELLWRVRNLLHARGEQNGGSGRRHDRLTFEDQEDVSAQMGFVDDGVSLGVEQFMQTYYRHARVVETGVERMLSRARHHDRKAPAPLEELGGGVLVFDGHVTLRESEALERDPALALRLYRQVVRRNLPPYAFARDAIARAAADPVWCERLRASREAADLFLELLTHVGDAPVRRGSMLAELHEVGVLLAMIPEFEPVTGRVQHDVYHVYTVDVHSVAAVDRLRALMRGDHASDLPMPTRLAADVPRPMTLFLGVLLHDIGKGRGGHHATIGAQLSVPIGERLGLTPGDVLHVRWLVEEHLSLYHWALRRDITDPDTIAEVVRRVGTLDRLRDLYVLTVADLSTTNPNAMTSWKARMLDDLYLATAAWLEAPAGQGGEQGEKRADAIRDQVRVGFVGDGRQAELESFLASMPDRYVLANPVDVIRAHARVVRDRDARTVHVALRPGPSEEVAELVVVTDDRPGLLADVAAVLASSRLDITTAQIHTRPRAGSHDEAFDVFQVRRTGAAEGEPVDRELVSRIQKDLEDLVTGRVSAKDLLARRAAPPAWARKHMPAVKTEILVDDDVSPRFTVIDVFTRDRVGLLHAIARTLHEQGLSIALSKVTTEGERVADVFYVTDERGAKLRDGARVAALKDALRAAIDALAERDAR, translated from the coding sequence ATGGCCGAAGGCGCGCGTTCGTCGCTCTCGGGGCGGGGCCCGGGAGGTCCCGCTCCCTCGCTCGACCTCGCCACGTTCGCGCCCGGGCTCGGCAAGACGTGCGAGGAGTATCGCGCGACGTATCGCGAGCGCCTCGCCGAGATGGTACGTCGCGGCGAGAGCGGTGTGCGCGTCGCGTCGATGCACGCGCGCATCCTCGACGGCCTGCTGAGCGCGCTCTACTGCGCATCGATCGCTGCCGCGAAGACCCACGGTCGCGGGCCTCGGGGTCGCACCGCGCTGCTCGCGGTCGGCGGCTACGGGCGTGGCCTGCTCGGGTTGCACAGCGATCTCGACGTCGTCGTGCTCTGCGAGGATCCCGGCGATCCCGGCGCGGCGCTCGTCGCGCAGGCGCTGCTCTATCCGCTGTGGGATCTCGGCCTCGAGATCGGCCACGCGGTGCGTGGCGTGGACGAGACGCTCGCGCTCGCGCGCGACGATCTGCGCACCGCGACGACCCTGCTCGACGTGCGGCGCGTCTCGGGCGACGCGAGCCTCGTGGACGAGCTGCTGCGCGGCGCGCGCCGTCACGTGTTCGAGCCGGCGATGAGCGACATCCTCACCGCGCTCGCGACCGACACCGACGCGCGCCACGAGCGCTACGGCGGATCGCGCTTCCTCCTCGAGCCCGAGGTGAAGAACGGCTGCGGAGGCCTGCGCGATCTCGACGTGATCCTCTGGACCGCGAACGTGCGCTGGGCCGCGCGCTCGCTCGAGGAAGCGGTCGCGCAGGGCGTGCTGCTCCATCGCGAGGCGCAGGAGCTCGACGCGGCGCGCGAGCTGCTCTGGCGCGTCCGCAACCTGCTCCACGCGCGCGGCGAGCAGAACGGCGGATCGGGTCGCCGCCACGACCGCCTCACGTTCGAAGATCAGGAAGACGTCTCGGCGCAGATGGGCTTCGTCGACGACGGAGTCTCGCTCGGCGTCGAGCAGTTCATGCAGACGTACTACCGCCACGCGCGCGTGGTGGAGACCGGCGTCGAGCGCATGCTCTCGCGCGCTCGCCACCACGATCGCAAGGCCCCCGCGCCGCTCGAGGAGCTCGGCGGCGGTGTGCTCGTGTTCGACGGGCACGTGACGCTGCGCGAGTCGGAAGCGCTCGAGCGCGACCCCGCGCTCGCGCTGCGCCTGTATCGCCAGGTGGTCCGCCGCAACCTCCCGCCGTACGCGTTCGCGCGCGATGCGATCGCGCGAGCGGCCGCGGATCCCGTGTGGTGCGAGCGCCTGCGCGCGAGCCGCGAGGCGGCCGATCTCTTCCTCGAGCTCCTGACGCACGTCGGCGATGCGCCGGTGCGTCGCGGCTCGATGCTCGCGGAGCTGCACGAGGTCGGCGTGCTGCTCGCGATGATCCCGGAGTTCGAGCCGGTCACCGGCCGCGTGCAGCACGACGTCTACCACGTGTACACGGTCGACGTTCACTCGGTCGCTGCGGTCGATCGCCTGCGTGCGCTGATGCGCGGCGATCACGCGAGCGATCTCCCGATGCCGACGCGCCTCGCGGCGGACGTGCCGCGCCCGATGACGCTCTTCCTCGGCGTGCTGCTGCACGACATCGGCAAGGGACGCGGCGGGCACCACGCGACGATCGGCGCGCAGCTCTCGGTGCCGATCGGCGAGCGCCTCGGGCTCACGCCGGGCGACGTGCTCCACGTGCGCTGGCTCGTCGAAGAGCACCTCAGCCTCTACCACTGGGCGCTCCGTCGCGACATCACGGATCCCGACACGATCGCCGAGGTCGTGCGTCGCGTCGGCACGCTCGATCGGCTGCGCGATCTCTACGTGCTCACCGTCGCGGATCTCTCGACGACGAACCCGAATGCGATGACCTCGTGGAAGGCGCGCATGCTCGACGACCTCTACCTCGCGACCGCCGCGTGGCTCGAGGCGCCGGCGGGGCAGGGCGGCGAGCAGGGCGAGAAGCGCGCCGACGCGATCCGCGATCAGGTGCGCGTCGGGTTCGTGGGGGACGGTCGGCAGGCGGAGCTCGAGTCGTTCCTCGCGTCGATGCCCGATCGGTACGTGCTCGCGAACCCCGTCGACGTCATTCGCGCGCATGCGCGCGTCGTGCGCGATCGCGATGCTCGCACCGTGCACGTCGCGCTGCGCCCGGGCCCGAGCGAGGAGGTCGCGGAGCTCGTCGTCGTCACCGACGATCGTCCCGGGTTGCTCGCCGACGTCGCGGCGGTGCTCGCTTCGTCTCGGCTCGACATCACGACCGCGCAGATCCACACGCGGCCGCGCGCGGGCTCGCACGACGAGGCGTTCGACGTGTTCCAGGTGCGCCGCACCGGCGCGGCCGAGGGCGAGCCCGTCGATCGCGAGCTGGTCTCGCGCATCCAGAAGGATCTCGAGGATCTCGTCACCGGTCGGGTGAGCGCGAAGGATCTCCTCGCGCGCCGCGCCGCGCCGCCCGCGTGGGCGCGCAAGCACATGCCCGCCGTGAAGACCGAGATCCTCGTCGACGACGACGTCTCGCCGCGCTTCACCGTCATCGACGTGTTCACGCGCGATCGCGTCGGTCTGCTCCACGCGATCGCGCGCACGCTGCACGAGCAGGGGCTCTCGATCGCGCTCTCGAAGGTCACGACCGAGGGCGAGCGTGTCGCCGACGTGTTCTACGTGACCGACGAGCGCGGCGCGAAGCTGCGCGACGGCGCGCGGGTCGCGGCGCTCAAGGACGCGCTGCGCGCCGCGATCGACGCGCTCGCCGAGCGCGACGCGCGCTGA
- a CDS encoding N-acetylmuramoyl-L-alanine amidase, whose translation MSPRCYSRRSWLNSVMLALLVAACGAPAETDVDTGPRDSGRASPPEVSELDAMGIPLDRLRAIEDAWAARAGASEQGVRAARRAASLARVRALREPDGDGLARARALLADASLRRDVPGACDAAIDLARLEARDAVDPTAAYLVAHRASRRWTDEACALEARRILGALEGHRPDRALLAAIDADPNADDPSIGLAGDPEPPRDALEAWAAERTISGEPATLESIVVYGHEDREARSVRVVLALDRVAAYERLDLPAAGELPARVAIDLASTTPASALPSTIPVGAAGLARIRHARRDDRTRVVLDLEPGTGARVFLLPQPFRVVIDVTRGEPGAATTTGAARDVDLILIDPGHGGDDYGARAFGMREADIVLDLAMRVRDVLRRRLPNVRIVLTRDRDVFVSLEQRAAMANAVSADAFVSIHLNAADESVDHGGVTTFVLDTTNDRQALRLAARENGTTTAEVGGLARILAGLRREEQVATSRALAERIHRGTLAGGRTVLPRLHDRGVRSAMFYVLVGATMPAVLVEASFMTREDEADALRNDRYRGALADGIAEGIVRWVEGR comes from the coding sequence GTGAGCCCGCGATGCTACTCGCGACGCTCGTGGCTGAACAGCGTGATGCTCGCGCTGCTCGTCGCTGCGTGCGGCGCGCCCGCGGAGACGGACGTCGATACCGGACCGCGCGATTCCGGGCGCGCGTCGCCGCCCGAGGTGAGCGAGCTCGACGCGATGGGCATCCCGCTCGATCGGCTCCGCGCGATCGAGGACGCGTGGGCTGCGCGCGCCGGTGCGAGCGAGCAGGGCGTGCGTGCCGCGCGACGTGCGGCGTCGCTCGCGCGCGTCCGTGCGCTGCGCGAGCCCGACGGTGACGGGCTCGCGCGCGCTCGTGCCCTGCTCGCCGACGCGTCGCTGCGACGCGACGTGCCCGGTGCGTGCGACGCCGCGATCGATCTCGCGCGGCTCGAGGCGCGTGACGCGGTCGATCCCACCGCGGCGTATCTCGTCGCGCACCGCGCGTCGCGGCGCTGGACCGACGAAGCGTGCGCGCTCGAGGCGCGACGCATCCTCGGCGCGCTCGAGGGGCATCGTCCCGATCGCGCGCTGCTCGCCGCGATCGACGCCGATCCGAACGCCGACGATCCCAGCATCGGCCTCGCTGGTGATCCCGAGCCTCCGCGCGACGCGCTCGAGGCGTGGGCTGCCGAGCGGACCATCTCGGGGGAGCCGGCGACGCTCGAGTCGATCGTCGTCTACGGCCACGAGGATCGCGAGGCACGCAGCGTGCGCGTCGTGCTCGCGCTCGATCGCGTCGCGGCGTACGAGCGTCTCGATCTGCCCGCGGCGGGCGAGCTCCCTGCGCGTGTCGCGATCGATCTCGCATCGACGACGCCCGCGTCGGCGCTGCCCTCGACGATCCCGGTGGGCGCGGCCGGCCTCGCGCGCATCCGCCACGCGCGGCGCGACGACCGGACGCGAGTCGTGCTCGACCTCGAGCCCGGCACGGGCGCGCGCGTGTTCTTGCTGCCGCAGCCGTTCCGCGTCGTGATCGACGTGACGCGTGGCGAGCCCGGCGCTGCGACCACGACCGGCGCGGCGCGCGACGTCGATCTCATCCTGATCGATCCCGGTCACGGCGGCGACGACTACGGCGCGCGCGCGTTCGGGATGCGCGAGGCCGACATCGTCCTCGATCTCGCGATGCGCGTGCGCGACGTGCTGCGCCGTCGCCTGCCGAACGTGCGCATCGTGCTCACGCGCGACCGCGACGTGTTCGTCTCGCTCGAGCAGCGCGCTGCGATGGCGAACGCGGTGTCCGCCGATGCGTTCGTCTCGATCCACCTGAACGCGGCCGACGAGTCCGTCGACCACGGCGGCGTGACCACGTTCGTGCTCGACACCACGAACGATCGTCAGGCGCTGCGCCTCGCCGCGCGCGAGAACGGAACGACCACCGCGGAGGTCGGCGGCCTCGCGCGCATCCTCGCGGGGCTGCGTCGCGAGGAGCAGGTCGCCACGTCGCGCGCGCTCGCCGAGCGCATCCACCGGGGCACGCTCGCCGGCGGTCGCACGGTGCTCCCGCGGCTCCACGATCGCGGCGTGCGCAGCGCGATGTTCTACGTGCTGGTCGGCGCGACGATGCCGGCGGTGCTCGTCGAGGCGTCGTTCATGACGCGCGAGGACGAGGCCGACGCGCTGCGCAACGATCGCTACCGAGGCGCGCTCGCGGACGGCATCGCGGAGGGCATCGTGCGCTGGGTCGAAGGGCGCTGA
- a CDS encoding YbjN domain-containing protein: MSETPTYQDRQTGRVYRDATEMVNDYLRRFGTAVGVELDPLDGDGYTDVRRGSATVGINVLHEHGILLFLSRIMDIPRETAGGREAFYRRLLELNFLVTSDAAFAIDKDKDAVYLRALRRLSGLDYEEFEDLLHTMASVADEWDDRLTQIFGTERS; encoded by the coding sequence GTGAGCGAGACTCCCACGTACCAGGATCGCCAGACCGGCCGGGTCTATCGCGACGCGACGGAGATGGTCAACGACTACCTCCGGCGCTTCGGGACAGCGGTGGGCGTCGAGCTCGATCCCCTCGACGGCGACGGATACACCGACGTGCGTCGCGGCTCGGCGACCGTCGGGATCAACGTGCTGCACGAGCACGGGATCCTGCTCTTCCTCTCGCGCATCATGGACATCCCACGCGAGACCGCGGGCGGGCGCGAGGCGTTCTATCGACGCCTGCTCGAGCTGAACTTCCTCGTCACGAGCGACGCCGCGTTCGCCATCGACAAGGACAAGGACGCGGTCTACCTGCGTGCGCTGCGACGTCTCAGCGGGCTCGACTACGAAGAGTTCGAGGACCTGCTCCACACGATGGCGAGCGTCGCGGACGAGTGGGACGATCGGCTCACGCAGATCTTCGGGACCGAGCGTTCCTGA